GGCCGGCCGACATCGTGACGGAGGCGCTGGTCGGCGAGGTCTTCGGGATGCGCTGCTCGGTGATCGAGGACCCGGCGTCGGCCACCCCGATGGTGGTGCCGCTGGGCCGCCACCATGTGAAGGACCCGGCGGCCTGAGACCGTACGGTCCACCCGATGGCACCGTTGTCATTAGGTGAGGCTAACCTAAAGGGCATGAACGCTTCCGCATCCCGGCGCCCGCGCCGCACCCCCGTCCTGATGGCCGGTGCCGTCGCCGCCCTGCTCGTCGGCGTCTCCGCCTGCGGTACGTCGGACGACTCCTCCTCCGACTCGTCCGGCTCCGCGTCCCCCGCCGCCTCCGAAGGCGCCTTCCCCGCCAAGGTCGCGACGAAGTTCGGCGAGGTCACCCTCGACAAGCAGCCCAAGCGCATCGTCGCGCTCGGCTGGGGCGACGCCGAGACCGTGCTCGCGCTCGGCGGCCAGCCGGTCGGGGCGAGCGACTGGCTGCCGTTCGGCGGCGAGGGCGTCGGCCCCTGGGCGAAGGGGATGTACGACAAGGCCCCCGAGCTCATCGGCACGATGGAGCCGGAGTTCGAGAAGATCGCCTCCCTCCAGCCGGACCTCATCCTGGACACCAAGTCCAGCGGTGACCAGACCCGGTACGACACGCTGAAGAAGATCGCCCCGACCGTCGGCGTGCCCAAGGACGGCGACCAGTACAAGATCTCGTGGGAGCAGCAGACCACGATGATCGCCGCCGCGATGGGTGTGCCCGAGAAGGGCAAGGAGCTGATCGCGGAGACCGGGAAGAAGTTCGAGGCGGCCGCGAAGGCGCACCCCGAGTTCAAGGACGCCACGATCGTGCTCGGCTCGCGCACCTCCGAGGGGTACGGCGCGTACGTCGGCGGCACCGGCCGGGTCGACTTCGTGGAGCGCCTCGGCTTCAAGAACAGCCCGGCCGTCGAGGCCAAGGGCGGTGAGGGCTTCTCGGTCTCCGTCTCCAAGGAGAACCTGGAACTCCTGGACGCCGACCTCACGGTGATGACCCCGATCGGCATCCCCGCCACGGACATCAGCAACGACCCGCTGTACCAGGCGGTCCCGTCGGTCAAGGCCGGCAACGCGCTGATCTTCGAGGACCAGCTCATCTCGCAGGCGTTCGCCACGGACTCGGTGCTCTCCGTCTCGTACGCACTGGAGAAGGTCGTCCCGCTCTTCGCGGAGAAGGTCAAGAAGTAACCTCCGCACGCACGGGGACGGCAGGCCCGTACGCCCGTACCCCCACGTACGACAGCGCGCCCCGCACCCGGGATGTCACGGGTGCGGGGCGCGCCGCTTCTTCGCGCAGGCCCCCGAGTCAGCCGGCGGGAGCCCGCGCGGCGTACGGGGCGTCGTCGGTGCCGTTCGGACCACCGCGGGGCCGCCCGTACTGCCGCGTCAGGCGTGGGTCACGCCTGCGGCGCCGCCTTGATCGCGGAGATGTCGAAGTTCAGCTTGACCTTGTCGCTGACCATGACCCCGCCCGTCTCCAGCGCCGCGTTCCAGGTCAGGCCCCAGTCGGAGCGCAGGATGTCCGTGCTGCCCTCGAAGCCGACGCGCTCGTTGCCGTAGACGTCGGTGGCGGAGCCGTTGAACTCCAGGTCGATGGAGAGCGGGCGCGTGACGTCCTTGATGGTCAGGTCGCCGGTGATCCGGTACGCCTCGCCGCCCAGCTGCTCGGCGCCCGTCGACCGGAACGTCATCAGGGGGAATTTCTCGGCGTCGAAGAAGTCGCCGCTGACCAGGTGGCCGTCGCGGTCGGCGATGCCGGTGTCGACGCTCGCGATCTTCACGTCGATGGCGGCGGAGGAGTTCGCCGGGTCGGTGCCGTCCAGGGTCAGGGTGCCCTCGTGCTCGCCGAAGGAGCCGCGCACGTTGGTGACCATCGCGTGGCGCACCGTGAAGCCGATGCTGCTGTGGGCCGGGTCGATGGTGTACGTGCCGGTCAGGGCGGCCAGCGCCGGGTCCACCGCGGGGGCTTCGGCGGTGGCGGTCGGGGTGGCGGCGGTCGACTTGCGGTTGAACAGAGCCATGGCTCCTCCTCGGGGGACGTGTGCGAGCGGTGCTGTGCGGGGGTGGCACAGATGCAGCGGTGTCGTCGGCGTTGTTTAACCTTCAACGAGATCGACCCTAACGTCATCTTGTTCAAAGTTCAACCTTTCTCTGTGTAGGGGGCGTGCCGGAGATGGGTCGAGGGGGTGCAGGGGGGTGTCCCGTCCGGTGCCGCCCTCTGGCGGACGCGCGTAGAACTCGGGCACTATCTCCCTGCCCGGCGTGCGAGGACCCGCGCCCGTGCGCCCACCGTTTTGTCATGAGCAGGAGGAAAATCACCCATGGTGAACCGCCCACGACTCCGCTCCGCCCTCACCGCCCTGGCCCTCGTCCTCGGCGCCCTCTTCGTCCCCGGCGTCGGCGCCCTCGGCAGCGGCGCCACCGAGGCGCACGCCGTCACCAAGCTGACCCACGCACAGGCGACCTCCCGGTTCAGCTCCTCCGGGATCACCTGGTCGTCCTCGGGCAACTGCTCCAACCGCAACGTCTCCACCTGCACGTCCTTCGACCAGCTCAACCTGCCGACCGCCCAGGGCGCCCAGACGCTCAAGAGCGCCACGGGCTGCGCGCTGAGGATCACCGGCGGTACGGAGACCGGGCACGCCGGCGGCACGTACTCCCACTGGAACGGCTACAAGCTGGACTTCGCCAAGAGCACCTGCCTGAACAACTACGTCACCGGCGTCTTCACCTACATCGGGGTACGCGGCGACGGCGCCCGCCAGTACCAGTCCGGCTCCGGCAACATCTACGCCGACGAGGGCAACCACTGGGACGTGACCTACTACAACTGCGGGGGCTGCTGACCCCCCTTACGCACACGCACGGGCCGCCCGCCCCCTCTCGAAGGGCGGACGGCCCGCTCACCCGCAAGGCTCAGCCGATCGGGTCCACCGTCGGCCCCTCCCGCTCCAGCAGCTTCCGGGCGAACCCCTCCCACTGCGCGTACCGGTCCGGGTACGCGGACCGCTGCACCGCCTGGCACGCCTTGCCCGGCTCCATCGACTGCCAGCCCTTGATCTGGAGCAGCCCCGGGTTGGTGGTCGGCGACGGCAGCCCGTAGAAGGACTTCGACGCGGTCGGGACGTGGGTGATCTGCTTCGGGGTGCCCCAGCCCATGCTCGGACGCTGCTGGAAGATCCCGAGGGAGTCGTGGTCCACCGGAGTCGTGTAGTTGACGAACTTGGACTCCTGCATGGCCGTCATCAGGGCGATCACCTGCCCCTGCTCCGGGATGTCCGCCCCCTTCCCGACGCCGATGACCGTACGCGCGTGCGCGAGCTGTTCCGGGCCCAGGTCCGAGGGGTCGGCGAAGGCCGCGCGCAGGTGGCTGTCCGGGGCCGTCTTGAGGAGGTGGGCCGTCGCGGTGTCCACCTGGCCGGTGGGCGCCAGCCCGTAACTCTGCTGGAAGGTGCGCAGGCCCTGGGCGGAGGCGGGCGGCGGGGGCGTGGAGGCCTGGGCGGCGGCGGTGGGGGCCGCCGCCAGCAGGACGACGGCGGCGAGCGCCGCGAGCGTACGGCGGGGGAGCCCGGTCACTGGCCTGCGGACGGTCTTTCGCCTACAGAGGTTCTTTCGCATACGGAACGTTTCCGGGACGCCGCAGCGAAAGTCAAGAATGCCGTGAATAGTATGAATTGATGGTGTGTCGCGCCCCGAGGGCTGTGCAGGCAGAGAGCGCCCTCCGCCGGACCGGCCGGCGGAGGACGCTCACCTGACGGCCGCGACGGCCGTCAGGCCCCCACGCTCACCGTGAAGCGGCGCGGATTCCCGTCGTGCGCCGCGCCCGAGACATCGGGCTCGCCGTCCGGGCGCACATCGTCGTACGGG
This DNA window, taken from Streptomyces griseus subsp. griseus, encodes the following:
- a CDS encoding peptidoglycan-binding domain-containing protein, yielding MRKNLCRRKTVRRPVTGLPRRTLAALAAVVLLAAAPTAAAQASTPPPPASAQGLRTFQQSYGLAPTGQVDTATAHLLKTAPDSHLRAAFADPSDLGPEQLAHARTVIGVGKGADIPEQGQVIALMTAMQESKFVNYTTPVDHDSLGIFQQRPSMGWGTPKQITHVPTASKSFYGLPSPTTNPGLLQIKGWQSMEPGKACQAVQRSAYPDRYAQWEGFARKLLEREGPTVDPIG
- a CDS encoding iron-siderophore ABC transporter substrate-binding protein, whose amino-acid sequence is MNASASRRPRRTPVLMAGAVAALLVGVSACGTSDDSSSDSSGSASPAASEGAFPAKVATKFGEVTLDKQPKRIVALGWGDAETVLALGGQPVGASDWLPFGGEGVGPWAKGMYDKAPELIGTMEPEFEKIASLQPDLILDTKSSGDQTRYDTLKKIAPTVGVPKDGDQYKISWEQQTTMIAAAMGVPEKGKELIAETGKKFEAAAKAHPEFKDATIVLGSRTSEGYGAYVGGTGRVDFVERLGFKNSPAVEAKGGEGFSVSVSKENLELLDADLTVMTPIGIPATDISNDPLYQAVPSVKAGNALIFEDQLISQAFATDSVLSVSYALEKVVPLFAEKVKK
- a CDS encoding YceI family protein; translation: MALFNRKSTAATPTATAEAPAVDPALAALTGTYTIDPAHSSIGFTVRHAMVTNVRGSFGEHEGTLTLDGTDPANSSAAIDVKIASVDTGIADRDGHLVSGDFFDAEKFPLMTFRSTGAEQLGGEAYRITGDLTIKDVTRPLSIDLEFNGSATDVYGNERVGFEGSTDILRSDWGLTWNAALETGGVMVSDKVKLNFDISAIKAAPQA